A part of Streptomyces sp. RKAG293 genomic DNA contains:
- a CDS encoding DUF6247 family protein, whose protein sequence is MSAQPDHAPVTAPAPAPGAPAELLAQLRTDRRADRWVPAFEGQWAAALEESRRTFSLAKLYEVVQEWQGLIASAPAVDAFVASGYDDSDFIDMAELRGRRR, encoded by the coding sequence ATGAGCGCGCAACCCGACCACGCCCCCGTCACCGCCCCCGCGCCCGCGCCCGGGGCGCCGGCCGAACTCCTCGCCCAGCTGCGCACCGACCGGCGCGCGGACCGGTGGGTGCCGGCCTTCGAGGGGCAGTGGGCGGCCGCCCTCGAGGAATCGCGCCGCACGTTCTCCCTCGCCAAGCTGTACGAGGTCGTCCAGGAGTGGCAGGGCCTGATCGCCTCCGCTCCGGCGGTCGACGCGTTCGTCGCCTCCGGCTACGACGACAGCGACTTCATCGACATGGCGGAGCTCCGCGGCAGGCGCCGGTGA